The nucleotide sequence AGCGGTTTGGGCTGGTCGATGGTGGCACCGCCGCCACAGGCGGTCAGGCCGACCGTAACCGCGATCAACAGCGGCGTCAGGCAGGCGAGCTTGCGTCGATAATTGTTCATGAGTCGGACTTCTTCGAATCGGTCGGCGTATCACCGGCGGCCGACGCCGGTGCATTCTGATGGAGTTTCTGCTCGAGCATGTGCCGTGACGCGTCGGACGGCAGCTTGGCCAGCGCCTTCTTGTAGGCCGCATATGCCGCCTTGCGATCGCCCTGCGCGGCATGAATATCCCCAGCCAGCTCGGCATAGAGCGAATCAAACGATGCCGGATGATCCTGTTTCAACAACTTGAGCGCCGCATCGGGCTTGTTCTCGGCCCAGAGCACGCGCGCCTTGCGCACCGTTGCGATCTGGCGGATGCCCTGGCCCTTGGCATTGTTCATCGCCCAGTCGAGTTGGGCGGCGGCCTTGTCGAGCTTGTTCTGGTGGACCTGGTAGGCGGCCATGGCCAGGGCCGCGGCGCCGGCATAGGGCGTGCCGCTGTAATCGTTCTCAAGCGTCGAGACGAGGTTG is from Salinisphaera sp. LB1 and encodes:
- a CDS encoding tetratricopeptide repeat protein, with product MADYDNNEELASLTRWWSRNGTAAIVGVLIGLLAIGGWYAWGWYSNRQDAQAADMYAQVQHGISTDNVTAGVDNLVSTLENDYSGTPYAGAAALAMAAYQVHQNKLDKAAAQLDWAMNNAKGQGIRQIATVRKARVLWAENKPDAALKLLKQDHPASFDSLYAELAGDIHAAQGDRKAAYAAYKKALAKLPSDASRHMLEQKLHQNAPASAAGDTPTDSKKSDS